A window of the Vibrio fluvialis genome harbors these coding sequences:
- a CDS encoding universal stress protein: MYKHILVPVDLNEKGFSDKAVQLAVWHAKHSNAELHLLNVLPGIHMSMVATYFPKDAAAKMKDDVRAQLKAFAEKHIMEDVVYKLHVAEGKPYTTILDYAEKLGADLIVMPSHKRSRIDKVMLGSVASKVVEHSPINVLVVKPQG, translated from the coding sequence ATGTATAAACACATCCTTGTTCCTGTTGATTTGAATGAAAAAGGCTTTTCCGACAAAGCCGTTCAGCTTGCTGTATGGCATGCGAAACATTCCAATGCGGAACTACACCTGCTTAACGTGCTGCCAGGTATTCATATGTCTATGGTCGCGACATACTTTCCGAAAGATGCTGCCGCCAAGATGAAAGACGATGTGCGCGCGCAACTTAAAGCGTTCGCGGAAAAGCACATAATGGAAGACGTAGTGTATAAACTGCACGTCGCCGAAGGTAAACCTTACACCACCATTCTCGACTACGCGGAAAAACTGGGGGCTGACCTGATCGTGATGCCAAGCCATAAACGCTCGCGAATCGACAAAGTGATGCTCGGTTCCGTCGCCAGTAAAGTGGTGGAACACTCCCCAATCAACGTTCTGGTGGTCAAGCCGCAAGGCTGA
- the rraB gene encoding ribonuclease E inhibitor RraB: protein MSHEDEYLSVEDFIEIQKEETRDIIQALLEDGSDPEALYEIEHHFFAEDFDKLEKAAVEAFKLGFEVLEAEEAEDEDGSKLLCFDATMQSVLNPEAIDAQVEKLVNLAEKYDVIYDGWGTYYEGEDALYADEDEDDDEE from the coding sequence ATGTCTCACGAAGATGAATATCTGTCCGTTGAAGATTTTATTGAGATTCAAAAAGAAGAGACTCGCGACATCATTCAAGCGTTGCTCGAGGACGGCAGTGATCCAGAAGCTTTGTATGAGATCGAACACCACTTCTTTGCTGAAGATTTCGACAAGCTGGAAAAAGCTGCGGTTGAAGCATTCAAACTAGGTTTTGAAGTTCTGGAAGCCGAAGAAGCAGAAGATGAAGACGGCAGCAAACTGCTGTGCTTCGATGCCACGATGCAATCTGTGCTGAATCCGGAAGCGATCGATGCACAAGTTGAGAAACTGGTGAATCTGGCGGAAAAATACGACGTTATTTACGACGGTTGGGGCACTTACTATGAAGGTGAAGATGCACTGTATGCCGACGAAGACGAAGATGACGACGAAGAATAA
- a CDS encoding carbon-nitrogen hydrolase family protein, with protein MERVGIIQMTSGPVVADNLAYIATQAKALAAQGATWLVTPENAVVFGTRSDYHQHAEPMGEGPIQRELAEIARKNQVWLLVGSMPVARASGVTTTSILFNPQGEAVAHYDKLHMFDVDVADSHQRYRESETFTPGDGLTVVSTPFGQLGLSICYDVRFPHLYSQLRRQGAQILLVPAAFTAVTGRAHWEVLLRARAIETQCWVVAVGQGGHHPCGRETWGHSMVINPWGEVVASLEQEAATLVADIDLHQVDQVRLTMPIIEHTRFDNQFKEKKS; from the coding sequence ATGGAACGTGTCGGCATCATTCAAATGACCTCAGGCCCGGTCGTCGCAGACAATCTGGCCTACATCGCGACGCAAGCCAAAGCGCTGGCGGCTCAGGGAGCGACTTGGCTGGTGACGCCAGAAAATGCAGTGGTGTTTGGCACTCGCAGCGATTATCACCAACACGCTGAACCGATGGGCGAGGGCCCGATTCAACGAGAACTGGCCGAGATTGCGCGCAAGAATCAGGTTTGGCTGCTGGTGGGCAGTATGCCTGTCGCACGTGCCAGTGGCGTGACTACCACATCGATTTTATTTAATCCACAAGGCGAAGCGGTAGCACATTATGATAAGCTGCACATGTTTGATGTGGATGTCGCCGACAGTCACCAACGTTACCGCGAATCGGAAACCTTTACGCCGGGCGATGGATTGACGGTGGTTTCGACGCCGTTTGGTCAGTTGGGACTGTCGATTTGTTATGATGTGCGTTTCCCGCATCTTTATTCGCAGCTGCGCCGTCAGGGAGCGCAAATTTTACTGGTGCCCGCGGCGTTTACCGCAGTCACCGGACGTGCGCACTGGGAAGTGCTGCTGCGCGCCCGAGCGATTGAAACCCAATGTTGGGTCGTCGCAGTCGGCCAGGGGGGGCATCATCCTTGTGGCCGTGAGACCTGGGGACATTCAATGGTGATTAACCCGTGGGGTGAAGTCGTGGCTTCGCTGGAGCAGGAGGCGGCCACGTTGGTTGCTGACATCGATTTGCATCAGGTGGATCAAGTCCGCCTGACCATGCCTATCATTGAGCACACGCGCTTTGATAATCAATTTAAAGAGAAAAAGAGTTAG
- a CDS encoding glycosyl hydrolase 2 galactose-binding domain-containing protein translates to MQLSLAGLWQLSPLTDLSIPQDDITFPAPLSAVLPEALSEETIATQEWHLMHDIEVDDVLLGFAAIDLVLEGVDYHAEVRLNGVALFDCDGSQSVYKKDIRPLLNPGRNRFEILFLEQEEEWLIDDEDDSGELCSLAQTQVEPYDSRIGIWRAPYLQCIRHLRLEHVATEQIWHHGGGCELLVNLFFTTYSPGLVSAAVRFDGMTYHLPIDVRSDHASALFQVEAPKYYDAEHPNPGDLYDVSVELDGQRQAFKLGLSHDLCVTHFPV, encoded by the coding sequence ATGCAGCTTTCCCTCGCCGGACTCTGGCAACTTTCTCCGCTGACCGATTTATCCATTCCTCAGGACGACATTACCTTTCCTGCGCCACTCAGTGCAGTGCTGCCGGAAGCGTTGTCTGAAGAGACGATTGCCACGCAAGAGTGGCACCTGATGCACGATATCGAAGTGGATGATGTGCTGCTGGGTTTTGCGGCGATTGATCTGGTGCTTGAAGGGGTCGATTACCATGCCGAAGTACGCCTCAATGGCGTGGCGCTGTTTGATTGTGATGGTTCTCAGTCGGTGTACAAAAAAGATATCCGTCCGCTGCTCAATCCGGGACGCAACCGATTTGAGATTCTGTTTCTTGAACAGGAAGAAGAGTGGCTGATTGATGACGAGGACGATTCTGGGGAGTTGTGTTCACTGGCACAAACCCAAGTGGAACCTTACGATTCCCGCATCGGGATTTGGCGTGCGCCTTATCTGCAATGCATTCGTCATCTTCGCCTTGAGCATGTGGCGACGGAGCAAATCTGGCACCATGGCGGAGGGTGTGAGCTGTTGGTGAACCTGTTTTTCACCACGTATTCGCCTGGTCTGGTATCTGCGGCGGTGCGTTTTGATGGCATGACCTACCATTTACCCATTGATGTGCGTAGTGATCATGCCAGCGCTCTGTTTCAGGTCGAAGCTCCGAAATATTACGATGCGGAGCACCCGAACCCCGGCGATCTTTACGATGTCAGTGTGGAACTCGATGGTCAGCGTCAGGCCTTTAAGTTGGGCCTCAGCCACGATCTGTGTGTCACCCATTTCCCGGTGTGA
- a CDS encoding TAXI family TRAP transporter solute-binding subunit encodes MVLNKIIKVGAIAAAVLGAGAVNAQEFITIGTGSVTGVYYPTGGAICKLVNKDRKEHNIRCSVESTGGSIYNVNTIRSGELDFGIVQSDWQYHGYNGTSEFAQQGPYKKLRAMFSLHTEPFNIIARSDSGINNVKDLVGKRVNIGNPGSGDRATMQVVMDAFGWTNDSFKLASELKGSERSQALCDNKIDAFIYMVGHPNGSIKEATTSCDAKLVPATGPEIDKIVAQNPYYAYSTVPAGMYRGTDTDVKSFGVAATLVTSADVPDEVAYNVAKAVFENFDTFTRLHPAFANLKKEDMVKAGISIPLHPGAVKYYKEVGLLK; translated from the coding sequence ATGGTTTTGAATAAAATTATTAAGGTCGGTGCGATTGCTGCTGCAGTATTGGGTGCAGGCGCGGTTAACGCTCAGGAATTCATCACAATTGGTACGGGTTCGGTAACTGGTGTTTACTACCCGACTGGTGGTGCAATTTGTAAGCTGGTTAACAAAGACCGTAAGGAACACAACATCCGCTGCTCTGTAGAATCCACCGGTGGTTCTATCTACAACGTCAACACTATCCGTTCTGGCGAACTGGACTTCGGTATCGTTCAGTCTGACTGGCAATATCACGGTTACAACGGTACCAGTGAATTTGCGCAGCAAGGCCCATACAAGAAACTGCGCGCAATGTTCTCTCTTCACACAGAACCTTTTAACATTATCGCTCGCTCAGATTCAGGCATTAACAACGTAAAAGATCTGGTTGGCAAGCGCGTTAACATCGGTAACCCGGGTTCTGGTGACCGCGCGACCATGCAGGTTGTGATGGATGCTTTTGGCTGGACTAACGACAGCTTCAAACTGGCATCGGAACTGAAAGGCTCTGAGCGTTCTCAAGCCCTGTGTGACAACAAGATCGACGCATTCATCTACATGGTTGGCCACCCGAACGGTTCAATCAAAGAAGCAACAACGTCTTGTGATGCCAAACTGGTACCAGCAACTGGTCCAGAAATCGATAAAATCGTGGCACAAAACCCTTACTACGCATACAGCACCGTCCCGGCTGGTATGTACCGTGGTACAGACACTGACGTGAAAAGTTTTGGTGTGGCAGCAACACTGGTGACCAGTGCAGACGTGCCAGATGAAGTAGCTTATAACGTAGCCAAAGCTGTGTTTGAAAACTTCGACACCTTTACTCGCCTTCACCCGGCTTTTGCTAACCTGAAAAAAGAAGACATGGTTAAAGCGGGTATCTCAATTCCGCTACACCCAGGTGCAGTGAAATACTACAAAGAAGTGGGTCTGCTTAAGTAA
- the argR gene encoding transcriptional regulator ArgR, producing MRHTDKQDNLVRAFKALLKEERFGSQGDIVDALKNEGFDNINQSKVSRMLTKFGAVRTRNAKMEMVYCLPAELGVPTVSSSLRELVLDIDHNSALVVIHTGPGAAQLIARLLDSLGKSEGILGVVAGDDTIFITPTMSITTKQLFKSVCELFEYAG from the coding sequence ATGCGCCATACAGACAAACAAGACAATCTAGTCCGAGCTTTTAAAGCTCTGCTTAAAGAGGAACGCTTTGGCTCTCAGGGCGATATTGTGGACGCACTGAAAAACGAAGGGTTTGATAATATTAACCAGTCGAAAGTGTCACGCATGCTGACCAAATTCGGCGCAGTTCGTACCCGCAATGCGAAAATGGAGATGGTTTACTGTCTGCCCGCTGAGCTTGGTGTACCGACCGTTTCCAGCTCACTGCGTGAACTGGTACTTGATATCGACCACAACAGTGCTCTGGTCGTGATCCACACTGGCCCAGGCGCTGCTCAGCTGATTGCCCGTCTACTGGATTCACTGGGTAAATCTGAAGGCATTTTAGGTGTTGTCGCCGGCGATGACACTATCTTCATCACGCCGACCATGAGTATCACCACCAAGCAGCTGTTTAAGTCCGTATGTGAACTTTTTGAGTACGCCGGCTAA
- a CDS encoding DUF2061 domain-containing protein, producing the protein MKKTLSFAAIHFSIAFTVAYALTGDIIIGSLIAMLEPMVNTVAFYFHEKAWNQYAPLQRYASNPRLKTASFAAIHFTVAFNVAYLLTGSFLVGGVMALIEPSFNTCAYYFHEKVWQSKHAGSTPWQCAH; encoded by the coding sequence ATGAAAAAGACGCTGAGTTTTGCCGCTATCCACTTTAGCATTGCTTTTACCGTCGCGTACGCCCTAACCGGTGACATCATCATCGGTAGCCTGATCGCGATGCTCGAACCAATGGTGAATACGGTTGCCTTCTACTTCCACGAAAAAGCGTGGAACCAATATGCACCGCTGCAACGTTACGCCTCGAATCCTCGCCTCAAAACTGCCAGTTTTGCTGCAATTCACTTTACCGTTGCGTTCAACGTCGCCTACCTTCTGACCGGTAGCTTCCTGGTGGGTGGTGTAATGGCGCTGATTGAACCAAGCTTTAACACTTGTGCTTACTACTTCCATGAAAAAGTATGGCAAAGCAAACACGCGGGTTCTACGCCTTGGCAATGTGCCCACTGA
- the tldD gene encoding metalloprotease TldD translates to MSITRIEEALLTPAGLTEQDIADTLATIATREIDYADIYFQSSWHESLVLEDSIIKDGSFNIDCGVGVRAVTGEKTGFAYSDQIQLEGLKQSAIAARGIAQQGQNGRVQAFKRSDNQSYYAADNPLQSWEKQKKTELLMQLDAYIRTKEPLIQEVSVSLSGVHEQMLVAATDGTYAGDIRPLVRLSISVLAQKGDRRERGSAGGGGRFNYDYFLTEENGQKMAFAYADEAIRQALVNLEAVAAPAGTMPVVLGSGWPGVLLHEAVGHGLEGDFNRKGSSVFSGKMGKKVTSDLCTIVDDGTLKDLRGSLNVDDEGVNGQYNVLIENGVLKGYMQDKLNARLMGVAPTGNGRRESYAHLPMPRMTNTYMLPGQHTPEEIISTVKKGVYAPNFGGGQVDITSGKFVFSASEAYLIENGKVTRPIKGATLIGSGIEAMQQVSMVGNDLSIDRGVGVCGKAGQSVPVGVGQPTLKLDALTVGGTE, encoded by the coding sequence ATGAGTATTACCCGAATTGAAGAAGCACTATTAACCCCCGCAGGGCTGACAGAGCAAGATATCGCTGACACTCTGGCGACCATCGCCACTCGTGAAATTGATTATGCGGATATTTACTTTCAATCCAGCTGGCATGAGTCACTGGTGCTGGAAGACAGCATTATTAAAGACGGCTCGTTCAATATCGACTGCGGTGTTGGTGTACGTGCCGTGACAGGCGAAAAAACCGGTTTTGCTTACTCTGATCAGATTCAGTTGGAAGGCTTAAAGCAGAGCGCGATTGCGGCTCGCGGTATCGCTCAGCAAGGCCAGAATGGCCGTGTGCAGGCGTTTAAGCGTTCTGACAATCAAAGCTACTACGCGGCAGACAACCCGCTGCAAAGCTGGGAAAAGCAGAAGAAAACCGAACTGTTGATGCAGTTGGATGCTTACATCCGGACCAAAGAGCCGCTGATCCAGGAAGTTTCCGTCAGCCTGAGCGGCGTCCATGAGCAGATGCTGGTGGCGGCAACTGATGGTACTTATGCAGGCGACATTCGTCCGCTGGTGCGCCTGTCAATCAGTGTGCTGGCACAGAAAGGCGATCGCCGTGAGCGCGGTAGCGCGGGTGGCGGTGGCCGCTTCAACTACGATTACTTCCTGACCGAAGAGAATGGTCAGAAAATGGCGTTTGCTTACGCGGATGAAGCGATTCGCCAGGCATTGGTGAACTTAGAAGCTGTTGCGGCTCCTGCGGGCACTATGCCTGTGGTTCTGGGGTCAGGTTGGCCGGGCGTGCTATTGCACGAAGCGGTTGGTCATGGCCTGGAAGGCGACTTTAACCGCAAAGGCTCGTCGGTGTTCTCGGGCAAAATGGGCAAGAAAGTGACCTCAGATCTGTGCACCATCGTCGATGACGGTACGCTGAAAGATCTGCGTGGCTCACTCAACGTCGACGATGAAGGTGTCAATGGCCAGTACAACGTGCTGATCGAAAACGGTGTGCTGAAAGGTTACATGCAAGACAAGCTCAACGCGCGCCTGATGGGAGTGGCGCCAACGGGTAACGGTCGCCGTGAATCATACGCACATCTGCCGATGCCTCGTATGACCAACACCTACATGCTGCCGGGTCAGCATACGCCGGAAGAGATCATCTCAACCGTGAAAAAAGGCGTCTACGCGCCCAACTTTGGTGGTGGCCAGGTGGACATCACCTCCGGCAAGTTCGTGTTCTCTGCATCGGAAGCGTACCTGATTGAAAACGGTAAGGTGACTCGCCCGATTAAAGGCGCCACATTGATCGGTTCGGGTATTGAAGCAATGCAGCAAGTATCGATGGTGGGCAACGACCTGAGCATTGACCGCGGCGTTGGTGTGTGTGGTAAAGCGGGGCAGAGCGTGCCGGTCGGGGTTGGACAACCCACACTCAAACTCGACGCGCTGACCGTTGGTGGCACCGAGTAA
- a CDS encoding TRAP transporter permease — MTQTNTPSQDVQEMVAQADTGARNPEGIPGRILWLVPLCWSLFQLWYASPLPFIFDFGVLNDTQARAVHLSFAIFLAFTAYPAMKNSSRNHIPLADWILALAGSFSAAYIYIFYEQLASRSGAPTTLDVVVSVMGMLLLLEATRRALGPPLMAVAAVFLLYTFAGPYMPEVIAHKGASLNKAMSHLWLTTEGVFGVALGVSTSFVFLFVLFGAMLERAGAGAYFIKVAFSMLGHMRGGPAKAAVVASGLSGLVSGSSIANVVTTGTFTIPLMKRVGFPGTKAGAVEVAASTNGQLTPPIMGAAAFLMVEYVGISYVEVIRAALLPALISYIALIYIVHLEACKAGMKGLPRRHNPTLLQSLLSFTGTILGLCVISAVVYYGVGWTKDVFGAAATPIVTVALLLVYVLLVRISSKYASEGGMDIDEDIQEIPDTGPTVKSGLHFLLPIVVLVWCLTVERFSPGLSAFWATVFMIFILLTQRPLMAIFNQSGDLASQAKEGVTDLLESLVSGGRNMIGIGVATAAAGTVVGVVTLTGIGLVMTDFVEFISGGSVIMMLIFTAVISLILGMGLPTTANYIVVSTLMAPVIVTLGAQHGLIIPLIAVHLFVFYFGILADDTPPVGLAAFAAAAIAKSDPIRTGIQGFAYDIRTAILPFMFVFNTQLLLMGIDTWWHLALTVGSSIIAMLLFSAATQAWWFTKTKWWEILALLLLTFTFFRPGFWWDMIYPAQTLYPGTELEHIVEQTPVGQSIAMLVAGETLDGDYVSKTVLLPFDDRATTAQDRIASMGLMLNHEKNRMMIDMVEFGSPAESAGIDFGWEIRSIVVDSDRPMKEWVFVPALLLTLLLGWNQKRRAAKEAIRS; from the coding sequence ATGACGCAGACAAATACTCCGTCGCAAGATGTGCAAGAGATGGTTGCACAGGCTGATACAGGCGCAAGGAATCCAGAGGGCATTCCGGGCCGCATTCTGTGGCTGGTGCCGTTATGCTGGTCGCTGTTCCAGTTGTGGTACGCTTCTCCGCTGCCGTTCATTTTCGATTTTGGCGTACTCAACGATACACAAGCTCGAGCTGTTCACCTGAGCTTTGCTATTTTCCTCGCTTTCACTGCCTATCCGGCAATGAAGAACTCCTCACGCAATCACATTCCGCTGGCAGACTGGATTTTAGCGCTGGCAGGGAGCTTTTCCGCCGCCTACATCTATATCTTCTATGAGCAGCTGGCAAGCCGCTCTGGCGCACCGACGACTCTCGATGTCGTGGTGTCGGTTATGGGGATGTTGCTGCTGCTGGAAGCTACCCGTCGGGCACTCGGTCCACCGTTGATGGCGGTTGCAGCCGTGTTCCTGCTGTACACTTTCGCAGGCCCGTATATGCCAGAAGTTATCGCTCACAAAGGTGCGAGCCTGAATAAAGCGATGTCTCATCTGTGGCTGACCACCGAAGGCGTATTCGGTGTCGCACTGGGCGTATCCACTTCTTTCGTATTCCTGTTCGTGCTGTTTGGCGCCATGCTGGAGCGGGCGGGTGCCGGGGCTTACTTCATCAAAGTCGCATTCTCAATGCTCGGCCATATGCGTGGCGGCCCGGCGAAAGCCGCCGTAGTGGCATCGGGTCTGTCGGGTTTGGTCTCTGGTTCCTCCATCGCGAACGTAGTGACCACTGGTACCTTTACCATTCCGCTGATGAAACGTGTCGGCTTTCCGGGCACCAAAGCAGGTGCGGTAGAAGTCGCCGCCTCAACCAACGGTCAGCTTACGCCGCCTATCATGGGTGCCGCAGCATTCCTGATGGTTGAATATGTCGGGATTTCTTATGTGGAAGTGATTCGTGCGGCACTGCTGCCTGCGTTGATCTCTTACATCGCTCTGATTTACATCGTACACCTGGAAGCATGTAAGGCAGGAATGAAAGGCCTTCCGCGTCGTCACAACCCGACTCTGCTGCAAAGCTTATTGTCGTTTACTGGCACCATTCTCGGTCTGTGCGTCATCAGTGCCGTGGTGTACTACGGCGTTGGCTGGACCAAAGATGTATTTGGCGCTGCTGCAACACCGATCGTCACGGTGGCATTGTTGCTGGTTTATGTCCTGTTGGTGCGCATCTCGTCCAAATACGCTTCTGAAGGCGGAATGGACATCGATGAAGATATTCAGGAAATTCCTGATACCGGCCCGACCGTTAAATCAGGGCTGCATTTCCTGCTGCCGATCGTGGTTCTGGTCTGGTGCCTGACCGTTGAGCGTTTCTCACCGGGTCTGTCTGCATTCTGGGCCACGGTGTTCATGATCTTTATTCTGCTCACGCAGCGCCCGTTGATGGCTATCTTTAACCAGTCAGGTGATCTGGCTTCGCAAGCGAAGGAAGGGGTCACCGACCTGCTTGAAAGTCTGGTTTCAGGCGGGCGCAACATGATTGGTATCGGTGTTGCCACCGCGGCGGCGGGTACAGTTGTCGGTGTGGTCACCCTGACGGGGATTGGTCTGGTGATGACCGACTTCGTTGAGTTCATCTCCGGCGGCAGCGTGATCATGATGTTGATCTTTACTGCAGTCATCAGTCTGATCCTGGGAATGGGCCTGCCAACCACCGCCAACTACATCGTAGTATCGACTCTGATGGCTCCGGTTATCGTGACGTTGGGCGCGCAACATGGCTTGATCATTCCGCTCATCGCCGTGCATTTATTCGTGTTCTACTTCGGTATTCTCGCGGATGACACGCCACCGGTGGGCTTGGCCGCGTTTGCCGCAGCGGCGATCGCTAAGTCGGACCCGATCCGCACTGGTATTCAGGGCTTTGCCTACGATATTCGAACGGCCATTCTGCCGTTTATGTTCGTGTTCAATACTCAATTGCTCCTGATGGGTATCGACACTTGGTGGCATCTCGCGTTGACGGTCGGATCCTCCATCATAGCGATGCTGCTCTTTTCGGCAGCAACGCAAGCCTGGTGGTTTACCAAGACCAAATGGTGGGAAATTTTGGCGCTGCTGCTGCTGACGTTTACCTTCTTCCGCCCGGGTTTCTGGTGGGACATGATTTACCCGGCGCAAACCCTCTATCCGGGAACGGAATTGGAACACATCGTTGAGCAAACTCCGGTTGGCCAATCGATCGCAATGCTGGTCGCGGGCGAAACGCTGGATGGAGACTATGTGTCGAAAACCGTACTACTGCCGTTTGATGACCGAGCAACGACCGCGCAGGATCGTATCGCGTCTATGGGTCTGATGCTCAATCACGAGAAGAACCGTATGATGATCGACATGGTGGAATTCGGCAGTCCGGCTGAATCTGCTGGGATCGATTTCGGTTGGGAAATCCGTTCTATCGTAGTGGATAGCGATCGCCCGATGAAAGAGTGGGTGTTCGTGCCTGCGCTGCTGCTGACTCTGCTTTTAGGCTGGAACCAGAAACGACGGGCCGCCAAAGAAGCTATTCGTAGTTAA